The following are encoded in a window of Aromatoleum petrolei genomic DNA:
- a CDS encoding MFS transporter translates to MKAEIALDRAAAVPETQTKVRWRIFLMMLFLISINYIDRASLSVAMPMIAAEFDIGPATQGLLLSSFFWTYAFMQIPGGMLADKFGPRHVIAGATLGWGFFQAIAGMCTGWVALLITRLGLGAAEAPIYPAGGKLNAIWMTQNERGRGATLLDGGAPLGAALGAILISALIAVMGSWRAAFVIAGVGTVLAGFWAWSYIRNHPREHPGVNDAEAEYIEEAHAKELAASPKVTSGKIMEFFRYRSVWGMFFGWMCFNALFYGLLTWMPNYLSKQHGFDIKQMGGAVFIMFFAGFVGELIGGWIADKWKEKGASQGKVLRTLFGIASIIATVSIYSVAKITDPVTVVVMLSVTLFFLRWCGLFWCVPSILGTRNRVGFLGGVMNLGGNCAGIGVPILVGLIVQATGSYYMALMLFAAAGAGLFICSTMLIDYDKKIPV, encoded by the coding sequence ATGAAAGCTGAAATAGCCCTCGACCGGGCGGCTGCCGTACCGGAAACGCAGACGAAGGTCCGCTGGCGGATCTTCCTGATGATGCTGTTCCTCATCTCGATCAACTACATCGATCGAGCCTCGTTGTCCGTCGCGATGCCCATGATCGCCGCAGAATTCGACATCGGCCCGGCCACACAGGGCCTGCTGCTGAGTTCCTTCTTCTGGACCTACGCCTTCATGCAGATCCCGGGCGGCATGCTCGCGGACAAGTTCGGCCCGCGCCACGTCATCGCCGGCGCCACCCTGGGCTGGGGCTTCTTCCAGGCCATCGCGGGCATGTGCACCGGCTGGGTCGCCCTGCTGATCACCCGCCTCGGCCTCGGCGCCGCCGAAGCGCCGATCTACCCCGCCGGCGGCAAGCTCAACGCGATCTGGATGACGCAGAACGAACGCGGCCGCGGCGCCACCCTGCTCGACGGCGGCGCCCCGCTGGGCGCGGCGCTCGGCGCGATCCTGATCTCGGCCCTGATCGCCGTGATGGGTTCGTGGCGTGCGGCCTTCGTCATCGCCGGCGTCGGCACCGTGCTCGCCGGCTTCTGGGCCTGGTCCTACATCCGCAACCATCCGCGCGAACATCCGGGGGTCAATGACGCGGAAGCCGAATACATCGAGGAAGCGCACGCCAAGGAACTCGCGGCATCGCCGAAGGTGACTAGCGGCAAGATCATGGAGTTCTTCCGCTACCGCTCGGTGTGGGGCATGTTCTTCGGCTGGATGTGCTTCAACGCGCTGTTCTACGGCCTGCTGACCTGGATGCCCAACTACCTGTCCAAGCAGCACGGCTTCGACATCAAGCAGATGGGCGGCGCGGTGTTCATCATGTTCTTCGCCGGCTTCGTCGGCGAGCTGATCGGCGGCTGGATCGCCGACAAGTGGAAGGAAAAGGGCGCCTCGCAGGGCAAGGTGCTGCGCACCCTGTTCGGTATCGCCTCGATCATCGCCACCGTGTCGATCTACAGCGTCGCGAAGATCACGGATCCCGTCACGGTCGTCGTGATGCTCTCGGTCACGCTGTTCTTCCTGCGCTGGTGCGGCCTGTTCTGGTGCGTCCCGTCCATCCTCGGCACGCGCAACCGCGTCGGCTTCCTCGGCGGCGTGATGAACCTGGGTGGCAACTGTGCGGGCATCGGCGTGCCCATCCTCGTCGGCCTCATCGTCCAGGCGACCGGCTCGTACTACATGGCGCTGATGCTGTTCGCTGCCGCCGGTGCAGGCCTGTTCATCTGCTCCACGATGCTGATCGACTACGACAAGAAAATCCCGGTCTGA
- a CDS encoding GntR family transcriptional regulator, with protein MRTRQILDERPPTPVRPQEQRDAKVLRLGQERRAKAAAGADAELIYRRILAAIIEHRLAPGRKLVEERLAAVFGASRAMIRQVLTRLSHEMVVTLVPNRGAFVAEPTVEEAREVFEARRLIEPALARKLALSATPAQLARLRELVVTEEKARAQRDRQLVIRLSGEFHLEIAEMAGNAILARQMRELTLLTCLIIILYDSPVGRACPEDEHRRLLEAFSRRDEETAAALMLHHLDHVEQSLDISLAAQEDDDLERIFS; from the coding sequence ATGAGAACGCGACAGATACTTGATGAAAGGCCGCCCACCCCAGTGCGTCCGCAGGAGCAGCGTGACGCGAAGGTGCTACGCCTCGGGCAGGAGCGGCGGGCGAAGGCGGCTGCAGGTGCAGACGCGGAGCTGATCTATCGCCGCATCCTTGCGGCGATCATCGAGCATCGCCTCGCGCCGGGGCGCAAGCTCGTCGAAGAGCGGCTCGCGGCGGTGTTCGGCGCGAGCCGCGCGATGATCCGGCAGGTGCTCACGCGCCTGTCGCACGAGATGGTCGTGACGCTGGTGCCGAACCGCGGCGCCTTCGTCGCCGAGCCCACCGTGGAGGAGGCGCGCGAAGTATTCGAGGCGCGGCGGCTGATCGAGCCGGCGCTGGCGCGCAAGCTGGCGTTGTCGGCGACGCCCGCGCAGTTGGCGCGCTTGCGCGAGTTGGTCGTCACCGAGGAGAAGGCGCGTGCGCAGCGCGACCGCCAACTGGTGATCCGGCTGTCGGGCGAATTCCACCTGGAGATCGCGGAGATGGCCGGCAACGCGATCCTCGCGCGGCAGATGCGCGAGCTGACGCTGCTGACCTGCCTGATCATCATCCTGTACGACTCGCCCGTGGGGCGGGCCTGTCCGGAAGACGAGCATCGGCGCCTGCTGGAAGCCTTTTCACGGCGCGACGAGGAGACCGCCGCCGCGCTGATGCTGCATCACCTCGACCACGTCGAGCAGTCGCTCGACATCAGTCTCGCCGCGCAGGAGGACGACGACCTGGAGCGGATCTTCTCCTGA
- a CDS encoding GntR family transcriptional regulator has protein sequence MTVKQRGSRASSPAPLHDERLANDGEGGASDQEIYERIITSIMEHRLPPGTKLGEDKLAKIFGVSRARVRQVLARLALERVVVLHPNRGAFVAEPTVEEAREVFEVRRPLEALVVHRIVAKKDPAIIARLRAHVAAEEAARAARDRRAIIRLSGEYHVLLAELSGSTLAARLMHELASLTCLIIFLYDAPSVPACRDQEHSEITQALADGDEATAIRLMTEHLQHVEACLDLSRGRPEELDLEAALAG, from the coding sequence ATGACGGTCAAACAGCGCGGCAGCCGCGCATCGTCGCCCGCCCCCTTGCACGACGAGCGGCTGGCGAACGATGGCGAAGGCGGCGCGTCGGACCAGGAGATCTACGAGCGCATCATCACGTCCATCATGGAGCACCGCCTGCCGCCGGGCACCAAGCTCGGCGAGGACAAGCTCGCGAAGATCTTCGGCGTGAGCCGCGCGCGCGTGCGCCAGGTGCTCGCGCGCCTCGCGCTGGAGCGCGTGGTCGTGCTGCATCCGAACCGCGGCGCCTTCGTCGCCGAGCCCACCGTGGAGGAGGCGCGCGAGGTCTTCGAAGTCCGCCGCCCGCTCGAAGCGCTGGTCGTACACCGCATCGTCGCGAAGAAGGACCCGGCGATCATCGCCCGCCTGCGCGCCCACGTCGCAGCCGAGGAAGCCGCCCGCGCCGCGCGCGACCGCCGCGCCATCATCCGCCTCTCGGGCGAATACCACGTGCTGCTCGCGGAGCTCTCCGGCAGCACGCTGGCCGCACGCCTGATGCATGAACTGGCCTCGCTCACCTGCCTCATCATCTTCCTCTATGACGCCCCTTCCGTGCCCGCCTGCCGTGACCAGGAGCACTCCGAGATCACTCAGGCGCTTGCCGACGGCGACGAAGCCACTGCGATCCGTTTGATGACCGAGCATCTCCAGCACGTCGAAGCCTGCCTCGACCTCTCGCGCGGCCGCCCAGAGGAACTCGATCTGGAAGCTGCACTGGCCGGCTGA
- the hydA gene encoding dihydropyrimidinase, translated as MDSFDLVVRNAHVVTAADEFDCEIGVRDGVIAALGRNLPAGREEIDAAGRYVMPGGIDGHCHLDQPMNDGTKMADDFYSGTLSAACGGTTTVLPFACQFKGQSLRAAVDDYHARAGDKAVIDYAFHLIVSDPTPDVLQRELPALIKEGYTSFKIYMTYDDLKLNDRQILETLAVARREGAMVMIHAENTDCIAWLTEQLLAAGHTAPRFHAASRPMLVEREATHRAISLSELVDVPVLIVHVSGREAVEQIRWAQGRGLQVYGETCPQYLFLTSEHLEGDDLHGAKCVCSPPPRDKANQKVVWDGLENGVFQLFSSDHAPFRFDDPQGKKAAGENASFDQIPNGIPGLETRMALLFSEGVLTGRIDPQSFVALTSTNVARLYGLYPRKGSIAVGCDADIVIWDTDVDVTIRNEDLHHNVDYTPYEGMHLKAWPGVTISRGEVVWANGRAQARKGRGRFLECSKPLPARPKSERRLVREG; from the coding sequence ATGGACAGTTTCGACCTGGTGGTGCGCAACGCCCACGTCGTGACGGCGGCGGATGAGTTCGATTGCGAGATCGGTGTGCGCGACGGCGTGATCGCCGCGCTGGGCAGGAATCTGCCCGCCGGTCGTGAGGAAATCGACGCGGCCGGGCGCTACGTCATGCCGGGCGGCATCGACGGACACTGCCACCTCGATCAGCCGATGAACGACGGCACGAAGATGGCCGACGATTTTTATAGCGGCACCCTGTCGGCGGCCTGCGGCGGCACGACCACCGTGTTGCCCTTCGCCTGCCAGTTCAAGGGGCAGTCCCTGCGGGCGGCGGTGGATGACTACCATGCGCGCGCGGGCGACAAGGCGGTGATCGACTACGCCTTCCACCTGATCGTCAGCGACCCGACGCCGGACGTGCTGCAGCGCGAACTGCCGGCGCTGATCAAGGAGGGCTACACGTCGTTCAAGATCTACATGACCTACGACGACCTCAAGCTCAACGACCGCCAGATCCTCGAGACGCTCGCGGTGGCGAGGCGCGAGGGGGCGATGGTGATGATCCACGCGGAGAACACCGACTGCATCGCGTGGCTCACCGAACAGCTCCTCGCGGCTGGCCACACCGCGCCGCGCTTCCACGCGGCGTCGCGGCCGATGCTGGTGGAGCGCGAGGCGACGCACCGGGCGATCTCGCTGTCCGAGCTCGTCGATGTGCCGGTGCTGATCGTGCACGTGTCGGGGCGCGAGGCGGTCGAGCAGATCCGCTGGGCGCAGGGGCGCGGCCTGCAGGTGTATGGCGAGACCTGTCCGCAGTACCTCTTCCTGACCAGCGAGCACCTCGAGGGCGACGACCTGCACGGCGCGAAATGCGTGTGCAGCCCGCCGCCGCGCGACAAGGCGAACCAGAAGGTGGTGTGGGACGGGCTGGAGAACGGTGTGTTCCAGCTCTTCTCGTCGGACCACGCGCCCTTCCGCTTCGACGATCCGCAGGGCAAGAAGGCGGCGGGCGAAAACGCCTCCTTCGACCAGATCCCGAACGGCATCCCGGGGCTGGAGACGCGCATGGCGCTGCTGTTCTCGGAAGGCGTGCTCACGGGCCGCATCGACCCGCAGAGCTTCGTCGCGCTGACCTCGACCAACGTCGCGCGCCTGTATGGCCTGTATCCGCGCAAGGGCAGCATCGCCGTGGGTTGCGATGCGGACATCGTGATCTGGGATACCGATGTCGACGTGACGATCCGCAACGAGGATCTGCACCACAACGTCGATTACACGCCTTACGAGGGCATGCACCTGAAGGCGTGGCCGGGCGTGACGATCTCGCGCGGCGAGGTCGTGTGGGCGAACGGCCGGGCGCAGGCGCGCAAGGGCCGCGGACGCTTCCTCGAATGCTCCAAGCCGCTGCCGGCGCGGCCGAAGAGCGAGCGCAGGCTGGTGCGGGAAGGCTAG
- a CDS encoding alpha-hydroxy acid oxidase gives MPMRKLYRGGDPRRAQNIVELRAMAAARIPNFCFEYLDGGADDEVTLHQNRARFDAVTFQPRTLVDVSERDLGCELFGSRIAMPAIIAPTGFNGLLSHEGDLMLAEAARDAGIPMCQSMVSTVSLERIVESGVRHWMQIYPFKDRENLAGVVKRAEVAGSEAIVLTTDVAAFGNREWDRRNYRAPMKLNFDNLVDVATRWRWLFDVLIPHGMPRFRNLGDFLPPGQDSARNAATFLSSQMDPSLNWDDVAWLRELWPRKLIVKGILRPDDALRARQLGVDGLVVTNHGGRQLDTCVAPIDVLPEIREAVGPEMTLIIDSGLRRGSDFVKARALGADAAMSGRATLYGLAAAGKPGVARALEILRSEIDRTLALLGCPVLTGVGPDCVRLPLR, from the coding sequence ATGCCGATGCGCAAACTCTACCGGGGCGGCGATCCGCGTCGCGCCCAGAACATTGTCGAACTGCGCGCGATGGCCGCGGCGCGCATCCCCAATTTCTGCTTCGAATACCTCGACGGCGGCGCGGACGACGAAGTGACGCTGCACCAGAATCGCGCGCGATTCGACGCGGTGACCTTCCAGCCGCGCACGCTGGTCGACGTGTCGGAGCGGGATCTCGGCTGCGAACTGTTCGGCAGCCGCATCGCGATGCCGGCGATCATCGCGCCGACCGGCTTCAACGGCCTGCTGTCGCACGAGGGTGACCTGATGCTCGCCGAGGCGGCGCGCGATGCCGGCATCCCGATGTGCCAGAGCATGGTGTCGACGGTGTCGCTGGAGCGCATCGTCGAGTCCGGGGTGCGCCACTGGATGCAGATCTATCCGTTCAAGGATCGGGAGAACCTTGCCGGGGTCGTGAAGCGGGCGGAGGTGGCGGGCTCCGAGGCCATCGTGCTGACGACCGACGTCGCGGCCTTCGGCAATCGCGAGTGGGACCGGCGCAACTATCGCGCGCCGATGAAGCTCAACTTCGACAACCTGGTCGATGTCGCGACGCGCTGGCGCTGGCTCTTCGACGTGCTGATCCCGCACGGCATGCCGCGCTTCCGCAACCTGGGCGACTTCCTGCCGCCGGGGCAGGACAGCGCGCGCAATGCGGCGACCTTCCTGTCGAGCCAGATGGATCCGTCGCTGAATTGGGATGACGTCGCGTGGCTGCGCGAGCTGTGGCCGCGCAAGCTGATCGTGAAGGGCATCCTGCGGCCCGACGATGCGCTGCGCGCAAGGCAGCTGGGCGTGGACGGGCTGGTCGTCACCAACCACGGCGGCCGGCAGCTCGATACCTGCGTTGCGCCGATCGACGTGCTGCCGGAGATCCGCGAGGCGGTGGGGCCGGAGATGACGCTGATCATCGACAGCGGTCTGCGCCGCGGCAGCGATTTCGTGAAGGCGCGGGCCCTGGGTGCGGACGCGGCGATGTCGGGGCGCGCGACCCTGTACGGCCTCGCGGCGGCAGGCAAGCCCGGTGTGGCGCGGGCGCTGGAGATCCTGCGTTCGGAGATCGACCGCACCCTTGCGCTGCTGGGGTGCCCGGTACTGACCGGTGTCGGGCCGGACTGCGTGCGTTTGCCGCTGCGCTGA
- the dbpA gene encoding ATP-dependent RNA helicase DbpA — MSESLPPQAAVAAPDPTTAAPGPTLAGRPFGELPLSPALLATLEQLEYRTMTPIQAASLPLALAGHDLIAQAKTGSGKTAAFALTLLTNLNPRRFAVQAMVLCPTRELADQVTQEIRRLARAADNIKILALCGGTTMRPQRASLEHGAHIVVGTPGRIMDHLDRGSLRLDALNTLVLDEADRMLDMGFYDDIAFVASQCPVRRQTLLFSATYPEGIERLAQQFLRNPQQVKLAEQHEGSKIRQRFYEIKHEERLQAVGTLLKHYRPVSTLAFCNTKQQCRDLVEVLHKQGFHALTLHGDLEQRERDQVLIQFANRSCSVLVATDVAARGLDIAQLEAVINVDVTPDPEVHIHRIGRTGRADEDGWALTLCSPSDKRRVATIAQVTGIEPEWHGLGSLQGGDESPLVPPMVTLQILGGRKDKIRPGDVLGALTGEAGFTREQVGKITVTDQTTYVAVVHDIAREAVRRLSAGRLKGKPVKVRALGD; from the coding sequence ATGAGCGAATCGTTGCCGCCGCAAGCGGCCGTGGCCGCCCCGGACCCGACCACGGCGGCCCCGGGGCCGACGCTAGCCGGGCGGCCGTTCGGCGAGTTGCCGCTGTCGCCGGCGCTACTGGCGACGCTGGAGCAGCTCGAATACCGGACGATGACGCCGATCCAGGCGGCCAGCCTGCCCTTGGCGCTGGCCGGCCACGACCTGATCGCACAGGCGAAGACCGGCAGCGGCAAGACGGCGGCCTTCGCGCTGACGCTGCTTACCAACCTGAACCCGCGTCGTTTCGCGGTGCAGGCGATGGTGCTGTGCCCGACGCGCGAACTGGCCGACCAGGTGACGCAGGAGATCCGCCGTCTCGCGCGCGCCGCAGACAACATCAAGATCCTGGCGCTGTGCGGCGGCACCACCATGCGCCCGCAGCGGGCGAGCCTGGAGCACGGCGCGCACATCGTCGTCGGTACGCCGGGGCGCATCATGGATCATCTCGATCGCGGCAGCCTGAGGCTGGATGCGCTCAACACGCTGGTGCTCGACGAAGCCGATCGCATGCTCGACATGGGCTTCTACGACGACATCGCGTTCGTCGCCAGCCAGTGCCCGGTGCGGCGGCAGACCCTGCTGTTCTCCGCCACCTATCCCGAGGGGATCGAGCGGCTGGCACAGCAGTTCCTGCGCAACCCGCAGCAGGTGAAGCTCGCCGAGCAGCACGAAGGCAGCAAGATCCGCCAGCGCTTCTACGAGATCAAGCATGAGGAGCGCCTGCAGGCCGTCGGCACCTTGCTCAAGCACTACCGCCCGGTCAGCACGCTGGCGTTCTGCAACACCAAGCAGCAGTGCCGGGACCTGGTCGAGGTTCTGCACAAGCAGGGCTTCCATGCGCTGACGCTGCATGGCGATCTCGAACAGCGCGAGCGCGACCAGGTGCTGATCCAGTTCGCCAATCGCAGCTGTTCGGTGCTCGTGGCCACCGACGTGGCCGCGCGTGGCCTCGACATCGCGCAACTCGAGGCGGTGATCAACGTCGACGTCACGCCGGATCCGGAAGTCCACATCCACCGTATTGGCCGCACCGGCCGTGCCGACGAGGACGGCTGGGCGCTGACGCTGTGCAGCCCGTCCGATAAGCGCCGCGTGGCCACCATCGCGCAGGTGACGGGCATCGAGCCGGAGTGGCATGGCCTGGGTTCCCTGCAGGGCGGGGACGAATCGCCGCTCGTGCCGCCGATGGTGACGCTGCAGATTCTCGGCGGGCGCAAGGACAAGATCCGCCCCGGCGACGTGCTCGGCGCGCTGACGGGCGAGGCCGGCTTCACGCGCGAGCAGGTCGGCAAGATCACCGTGACCGACCAGACGACCTACGTCGCGGTCGTGCATGACATCGCGCGCGAGGCCGTGCGGCGCTTGTCCGCGGGCCGGCTCAAGGGCAAGCCGGTGAAGGTGCGCGCGCTGGGCGACTGA
- a CDS encoding M48 family metallopeptidase, with protein MRPRPTPNYLAGYPPALAAQVHDLIGQDRLAELLLRKYPQAHAVRTDKALYDYVQDIRGEYLRNAGQLSRVAFDSKLQVIQHALGTHTRIARVQGAKLKSKCEIRVATVFRDMPEAFLRMIVVHELAHIREREHDKAFYQLCCHMEPDYHQLEFDVRAYLCHLDTTGRPLWSAAA; from the coding sequence ATGCGCCCCCGCCCCACCCCCAATTACCTCGCCGGCTACCCGCCCGCCCTCGCCGCCCAGGTCCACGACTTGATCGGGCAGGACCGGCTCGCCGAGCTGCTGCTGCGCAAGTACCCGCAGGCGCACGCCGTGCGCACCGACAAGGCCTTGTACGATTACGTGCAAGACATCAGGGGCGAGTACCTGCGCAATGCCGGGCAGTTGAGCAGGGTGGCCTTCGACAGCAAACTGCAGGTCATCCAGCATGCGCTCGGCACCCACACGCGCATCGCCCGCGTCCAGGGCGCGAAGCTCAAGTCGAAGTGCGAGATCCGTGTCGCGACCGTCTTCCGCGACATGCCGGAAGCATTCCTGCGCATGATCGTCGTGCATGAGCTTGCGCACATCCGCGAGCGCGAGCACGACAAGGCCTTCTACCAACTGTGCTGCCACATGGAGCCGGACTACCACCAGCTGGAGTTCGATGTGCGCGCCTACCTCTGCCACCTCGACACCACCGGCCGACCGCTGTGGTCGGCCGCCGCCTGA
- a CDS encoding enoyl-CoA hydratase-related protein gives MSKLDVTIEDGVGQIVLKRAEALNALSRAFCNEIDTAVAAFEASPEVRVILIASALKHFCAGADIREMSGMTHEEAVAEAFVGCVKTLGEARKPVVAAVNGLAAGGGCELVEMCDLVVAGESARFCHPEITLAAMPGAGGTQRLARVVGKHVAMDLLLTGRAMNAQEALAAGLVSRVVPDAELASTALAIARKIAAFSSPVACRIKESVRSTQTGLAEGLLAERERFHRCFLEDDFREGLQAFLDKRPPAFRHR, from the coding sequence GTGAGCAAACTGGATGTGACAATCGAAGACGGCGTGGGCCAGATCGTGCTCAAGCGCGCCGAAGCCCTGAATGCCCTGAGCCGCGCCTTCTGCAACGAGATCGATACCGCCGTGGCGGCGTTCGAGGCCTCGCCCGAGGTGCGCGTGATCCTCATTGCCTCGGCCCTCAAGCACTTCTGCGCCGGCGCCGACATCCGCGAGATGTCGGGGATGACGCACGAGGAGGCGGTCGCCGAGGCCTTCGTCGGCTGCGTGAAGACCTTGGGCGAAGCGCGCAAGCCGGTCGTCGCCGCCGTGAACGGGCTCGCCGCAGGCGGCGGCTGCGAACTCGTCGAGATGTGCGACCTCGTCGTCGCCGGCGAATCGGCGCGCTTCTGCCACCCGGAGATCACGCTCGCGGCGATGCCGGGGGCGGGCGGCACGCAGCGTCTCGCCCGCGTCGTGGGCAAGCACGTAGCGATGGACCTGCTGCTCACCGGCCGCGCGATGAATGCGCAGGAGGCGCTCGCCGCCGGACTGGTGTCGCGCGTCGTGCCGGACGCCGAACTCGCGTCGACGGCGCTCGCCATCGCCCGCAAAATCGCCGCGTTCTCCAGCCCGGTGGCATGCCGCATCAAGGAGAGCGTGCGCAGCACGCAGACGGGACTTGCCGAAGGGCTGCTCGCGGAGCGCGAGCGCTTCCACCGCTGCTTCCTCGAGGACGATTTCCGCGAAGGCCTGCAGGCCTTCCTGGACAAGCGCCCGCCGGCGTTCCGCCACCGCTAG
- a CDS encoding SMU1112c/YaeR family gloxylase I-like metalloprotein, with product MTGIALGSLHHVAIICGDYARSKRFYTEVLGLRVIAETWRAARDSWKLDLTLPDGTQLELFSFPAPPPRPTRPEARGLRHLAFAVADLDTAVRALENHGVAVEPIRLDELTGRRFTFFADPDGLPLELYET from the coding sequence ATGACCGGAATCGCGCTCGGCAGCCTGCACCACGTCGCCATCATCTGCGGCGACTACGCGCGCTCGAAGCGCTTCTACACTGAAGTGCTCGGCCTGCGCGTGATCGCCGAGACCTGGCGCGCCGCGCGCGACTCGTGGAAGCTCGACCTCACCCTGCCCGACGGCACGCAGCTCGAACTCTTCTCCTTCCCCGCCCCGCCGCCGCGCCCCACCCGCCCCGAAGCCCGTGGCCTGCGCCACCTCGCCTTCGCGGTCGCCGACCTGGACACCGCCGTGCGCGCGCTCGAAAACCACGGTGTCGCGGTCGAGCCGATCCGCCTCGACGAACTCACCGGCCGGCGCTTCACCTTCTTCGCCGACCCGGACGGGCTGCCGCTGGAGTTGTACGAAACCTGA
- a CDS encoding SemiSWEET transporter, whose product MTATEAIGYLAALLTTASFVPQALHIWRTRDARAISLGMYSVFSTGVALWLAYGVLVGSWPVTLANVVTLFFALSILFMKVRYDRERRERRP is encoded by the coding sequence ATGACCGCCACCGAAGCCATCGGCTACCTCGCCGCCCTCCTCACGACCGCCTCCTTCGTGCCGCAGGCGCTGCACATCTGGCGCACCCGCGACGCCCGCGCGATCTCGCTCGGCATGTACTCGGTGTTCTCCACCGGCGTCGCGCTGTGGCTCGCCTACGGCGTGCTGGTCGGCTCGTGGCCGGTGACGCTCGCGAACGTCGTCACGCTGTTCTTCGCCCTGAGCATCCTGTTCATGAAGGTCCGCTACGACCGTGAGCGGCGGGAGCGGCGCCCATGA